One Streptomyces sp. CNQ-509 DNA window includes the following coding sequences:
- a CDS encoding RNA methyltransferase codes for MGIPEPISPRSARVTAARKLLRRAGRAKERRFLAEGPQAVREAVAYGAGAAGGAGPVLAELFVTAEAAERHAEIVGAARSTGVRVHTAAEDVVAGLSQTVTPQGLVGVCRFLDVPLADVVAARPRLVAVLAHVRDPGNAGTVLRCADAAGADAVVLTDASVDAYNPKAVRASAGSLFHLPVVTGVPAERAAAELRAAGVRLLAADGAGERDLDDELDDGGLAAPTGWIFGNEAWGLPAETRALADAVVRVPIHGRAESLNLATAAAVCLYASARAHRPIGGCRAVSSAR; via the coding sequence ATGGGCATCCCCGAGCCGATCTCGCCGCGCTCCGCCCGCGTCACCGCCGCCCGCAAGCTGCTCAGGCGCGCGGGGCGGGCCAAGGAGCGCAGGTTCCTCGCCGAAGGGCCGCAGGCCGTGCGGGAGGCGGTGGCGTACGGGGCCGGAGCGGCCGGCGGCGCCGGTCCCGTGCTGGCCGAGCTCTTCGTCACCGCGGAAGCCGCGGAGCGGCACGCGGAGATCGTCGGGGCGGCCCGGAGCACGGGGGTACGGGTGCACACCGCCGCCGAGGACGTCGTCGCCGGGCTCTCGCAGACCGTGACCCCGCAGGGTCTCGTGGGCGTCTGCCGGTTCCTCGACGTGCCCCTCGCCGACGTCGTCGCCGCCCGCCCCCGGCTCGTGGCCGTCCTGGCGCACGTCCGCGACCCCGGCAACGCCGGCACCGTGCTGCGCTGCGCCGACGCGGCGGGGGCCGACGCCGTGGTGCTGACCGACGCCTCCGTGGACGCGTACAACCCCAAGGCCGTACGGGCCTCCGCCGGCAGCCTCTTCCACCTGCCCGTCGTCACCGGCGTGCCCGCCGAGCGTGCCGCCGCCGAGCTGCGCGCCGCCGGCGTGCGGCTGCTGGCCGCGGACGGTGCGGGGGAGCGGGACCTCGACGACGAGCTGGACGACGGCGGCCTCGCCGCCCCCACCGGCTGGATCTTCGGCAACGAGGCGTGGGGGCTGCCCGCGGAGACCAGGGCGCTCGCCGACGCCGTCGTGCGGGTGCCGATCCACGGCCGCGCCGAGAGCCTGAACCTCGCCACCGCCGCCGCCGTCTGCCTCTACGCCTCGGCCCGGGCGCACCGCCCGATCGGCGGGTGCCGTGCCGTCAGCTCCGCCCGGTAA
- the rplT gene encoding 50S ribosomal protein L20 has product MARVKRAINAQKKRRAILEQASGYRGQRSRLYRKAKEQVTHSLVYNYNDRKKRKGDFRQLWIQRINAAARANGITYNRFIQGLKAAGVEVDRKMLAELAVNDAGAFAVLVEVAQKALPSDVNAPKSAA; this is encoded by the coding sequence GTGGCACGCGTCAAGCGGGCAATCAACGCCCAGAAGAAGCGCCGGGCGATCCTCGAGCAGGCCAGTGGTTACCGCGGCCAGCGCTCCCGCCTCTACCGCAAGGCGAAGGAGCAGGTCACCCACTCCCTCGTCTACAACTACAACGACCGCAAGAAGCGCAAGGGCGACTTCCGGCAGCTCTGGATCCAGCGGATCAACGCCGCTGCCCGCGCCAACGGCATCACCTACAACCGCTTCATCCAGGGCCTGAAGGCCGCGGGCGTCGAGGTGGACCGCAAGATGCTGGCCGAGCTGGCCGTGAACGACGCGGGCGCGTTCGCCGTGCTCGTCGAGGTGGCGCAGAAGGCGCTGCCCAGCGACGTCAACGCGCCGAAGTCCGCCGCCTGA